In Methanobrevibacter sp. V74, the genomic window CCAAAAACAGATTATTCAAGGATGAAATGGACAGACTGTTCAAAAACAGGGTTCTTGAACTGGAAGATAAGAAAATTGAAATCTCACAAAAGGACATAATGAATGAAATAGAAATCCTCGCAAAGCAAATTGATGATAACAATGTATGATGAAAACAATGAATTCTATTTAGATGCTAGGGATAAAGCTATTCTTCAGAAGTGCGTATATGAGAATCCATATATTCCATTCAATCCATTTCCAAAGCAGGCCGAGATGATACTGGCTAGAGAAAAGGAAGTCTTGATTGGTGGTGCCGCAGGAGGTTCCAAATCAACAAGTCTGTTGATGAGGGCACTGTTTTATGTTCAGGATGATGTTAATGAATATCATGCCCTCATCCTGAGACGTACTTTATCTGACTTGAAGCGTAAAGGAGCTTTAATTCATAAAGCAAGTCAGTGGTTAAATCGAAATGAAGTTCAAAATAATGCAAGCATCAAACCGAAGTGGAATGGAACAGAACATTCATGGACATTTCCCAATGGAAATTCACTAACCTTTGGATATTTAAGAAACATCAATGACCTCGATACATATCAGGGTTCCGAATACCAGTTCATAGGAATTGATGAACTGACACAGCTTGAAAGATTCAAATACATTTACATGAGGTCAAGGGTAAGAAAAACAAAAGACAACAAACTTCCTACACAGTTAATGTGCTCCAGTAATCCCGGTAAACGTGGGAACAAATGGGTTCGTGAAAGATTCATAGAAAAAAATAGACACTGATATTCAGGATAAATCACAAATTCGTTTTATTAGCTCCAGCTATCTGGATAATGTTTACCTGGACAGGAAAGATTATGAAGAATACCTGATGGGATTGGATAGAGTAACACGTGAGCAGTTAATGAACGGTAACTGGTATGCTTCAGTTAAAGGTCAGCTGTTCGACGAATCCGACTTCCATTTGATTTCTCATGATGAATACATGAAAATACCAATCGTTAAAGTTATCAGATATTGGGATCTTGCAGCTACTGAAGTGTTGAATGATGATAAGTTGAAAGGAAGTGATCCAGATTTTACAGCCGGCGTTCTGCTAGCTAAAGATCTGTCCGGAAATATTTATATTCTGGATTCATATGAATTTCAATTGGAATCCAGAAACCTGATCAATGAAATATTAAATACTGCAGCACGTGACAAGTCAGATGTACAATACATTGAACTTGACGGAAGCACCGGTAAAAACTTCGGATTATTAATTATAGATGAACTAAACAGAAGAGGATTCACTACAGGCACTGGTAACTCAAGAGAAAACAAAATTGACCGTGCAAGAAGAGTTTCAGCTGATATTCAAAAGAATGGAATTTTCCTTGTTGGAAAGGATTCGACCGGGTTCACGAAAAAATGGGCGATGGAATTTCTGGAAAAAATAACTGCATATCCAAATGAGGCCATTCATGATGACTGTGTAGTGGCATTCACTGGAGGTTACGAAAAAATAGTTTCTGAAGTTCAAACTCAAAGAGTTAATGTGGATAAGTGGTATTCCACATGACAATTATTGCATTATAATCAAAATACTAAAATTAATTAATCAACAAATAAAAAAAGGATAATGAAGATGGTTATATGGGATACATTTATAAGATTACAAATACTATCAACAATAAAATTTATATTGGTCAAACTATTAGAAATCCCTTACTTCGAAAAGAAGAACATTTTAATAATCTAAAAAATGGAATACACCACAATAGTCACTTACAACATAGTTTTGACAAATATGGAAATGTTTTTGAATTTGAAGTCATTGAAACATGTCCTGATGAAAAGTTAAACGAAAAGGAAATTGCTTTAATTAAGAAATTCAAAAGTTACGATAAAGGCTATAACGAAACCAAAGGGGGAGACGGTTTTGTTGGTGCAGGCAAACATAGAGTTGTTAAAGCAGGAACAAGCTATGGAGTCAAATCTGTATCTGGTAAGTCT contains:
- a CDS encoding phage terminase large subunit, with translation MILAREKEVLIGGAAGGSKSTSLLMRALFYVQDDVNEYHALILRRTLSDLKRKGALIHKASQWLNRNEVQNNASIKPKWNGTEHSWTFPNGNSLTFGYLRNINDLDTYQGSEYQFIGIDELTQLERFKYIYMRSRVRKTKDNKLPTQLMCSSNPGKRGNKWVRERFIEKNRH